The Cellulosimicrobium cellulans genome contains the following window.
GTCGCGTCCTGCCCCTCCGGAGCCATGTACAAGCGGGCCGAGGACGGCATCGTCCTGGTGGACCAGGACCAGTGCCGCGGCTGGCGCATGTGCGTCACCGGCTGCCCCTACAAGAAGGTCTACTTCAACCACAAGACCGGCAAGGCCGAGAAGTGCACACTGTGCTACCCCCGCATCGAGGTCGGCCTACCCACCGTCTGCTCCGAGACCTGCGTCGGACGCCTGCGCTACCTCGGCCTCGTCCTGTACGACGCGGACAAGGTCACCCAGGCCGCCAGCGTCCAGGACGAGCACGAACTCCTCGCCTCCCAACGCGCCGTCTTCCTCGACCCCCACGACCCCCAAGTCATCGCCGCCGCACGACAAGAGGGCATCCCCGAAGACTGGATCACCGCCGCCCAACGCTCCCCCATCTGGGACCTCATCACCAAGTACGAGGTCGCCCTGCCCCTGCACCCCGAGTACCGCACCCTGCCCATGGTCTGGTACATCCCACCCCTGTCCCCCGTCGTCGACGTCATCACCGCGTCGGGCAACGACGGCGAAGACGGGCGCACCCTGTTCGCCGCCATCTCCCAGCTACGCATCCCCCTGGAATACCTCGCCGGACTCTTCACCGCCGGCGACACCGCCCCCGTCGAACGCGTCCTACGCCGCCTGGCCGCCATGCGCTCCTACATGCGCGACATCAACCTCGACCGCGAACCCGACGAACGCACCGCCGCCGCCGTCGGGATGACCGGCACCCAGGTCCAAGACATGTACCGCCTCCTGGCCATCGCCAAGTACGAAGACCGCTACGTCATCCCCACCGCCCACACCGAGATCGCCCGCGAGCTCGACGAGCTGTCCTGCTCCCTCGACTACGACGGCGGACCCGGCATGGGTGGGATGGGGCTCACCGGCGGCGGGCCGTTCGGCGAGACGTCGGGGAGCCCGGTGCCCGTCGCGGTCGAGAACTTCCACGTGCTCCAGTCCCGCCAGACGGCGGACTCCGCGTACGGGCCCTCGACGCCCGGCCGCGTGAACCTGCTCAACTGGGACGGCAACGGCCGTCCGCCGGGACTCTTCCCGCCCGGCGAGGACGCGACGACCGGCGGCACCGGCGCGGGCACGGGGACCGGCGGCGTCACGCCCGGCGCCCCCGGCTCGCTGCCCGGC
Protein-coding sequences here:
- the narH gene encoding nitrate reductase subunit beta, which encodes MRVMAQMSMVMNLDKCIGCHTCSVTCKQAWTNRTGVEYVWFNNVETRPGLGYPRTYQDQDRWQGGWVRTKKGKLKLRAGGRLKKLATIFSNPVLPSIHDYYEPWTYEYDMLLSAPQGAHTPVARPKSLLTGKDMNISWSANWDDDLAGSTATMDQDPILQHMSEHVATELDKTFMFYLPRICEHCLNPACVASCPSGAMYKRAEDGIVLVDQDQCRGWRMCVTGCPYKKVYFNHKTGKAEKCTLCYPRIEVGLPTVCSETCVGRLRYLGLVLYDADKVTQAASVQDEHELLASQRAVFLDPHDPQVIAAARQEGIPEDWITAAQRSPIWDLITKYEVALPLHPEYRTLPMVWYIPPLSPVVDVITASGNDGEDGRTLFAAISQLRIPLEYLAGLFTAGDTAPVERVLRRLAAMRSYMRDINLDREPDERTAAAVGMTGTQVQDMYRLLAIAKYEDRYVIPTAHTEIARELDELSCSLDYDGGPGMGGMGLTGGGPFGETSGSPVPVAVENFHVLQSRQTADSAYGPSTPGRVNLLNWDGNGRPPGLFPPGEDATTGGTGAGTGTGGVTPGAPGSLPGGRQDARHDTIPGPSAPGRPAGGAPGSGTGTEPDGDTR